A genome region from Manihot esculenta cultivar AM560-2 chromosome 5, M.esculenta_v8, whole genome shotgun sequence includes the following:
- the LOC110615241 gene encoding polyadenylate-binding protein RBP47, with protein MQQTNGSDLKSAHPPPPPQQQQQQQPHQNQRQQQQQWVPHMPPHPQQQWMAAMQYPAAAMVMMQQQMMMYPQQHHHYMAYYQQQQQQYQKQQQQYQKHYKSQPQGASEEVKTIWVGDLLHWMDETYLHNCFSHTGEVSSVKVIRNKQTGQPEGYGFVEFYSHSTAEKVLQNYNNSVMPNTDQPFRLNWASFAGDRRLEAGSDLSIFVGDLAADVTDAMLQETFVSKYPSVKGAKVVTDPNTGCSKGYGFVRFADENERSRAMVEMNGIYCSSRPMRIGVATPKKSSSYQQYSSQALVLAGGHAPNGAVAQGAQSDGDSNNTTIFVGGIDSDISDEDLRQPFSQFGEVVSVKIPVGKGCGFVQFANRKSAEDALQSLNGTTIGKQNVRLSWGRSPANKQWRGDHKYNQWNGAYFGEQGHGGYGYAMAPNQDQNMYVAAAASGAS; from the exons ATGCAGCAAACCAACGGTTCTGATCTGAAATCAGCACACCCGCCGCCGCCACCGCAGCAGCAACAGCAGCAACAGCCACATCAGAATCAgcggcagcagcagcagcaatgGGTCCCACATATGCCGCCGCATCCTCAGCAGCAGTGGATGGCGGCTATGCAGTATCCGGCGGCTGCTATGGTGATGATGCAGCAGCAGATGATGATGTATCCACAACAGCATCACCATTACATGGCTTACTACCAACAACAGCAGCAGCAGTACCAAAAGCAGCAACAGCAGTATCAAAAGCATTATAAATCACAGCCACAGGGAGCTTCCGAGGAGGTCAAGACTATATGGGTTGGTGACTTGCTTCATTGGATGGATGAAACCTATCTACATAATTGCTTCTCTCATACAGGCGAG GTTTCCTCTGTTAAAGTAATACGCAATAAGCAGACTGGTCAGCCAGAAGGTTATGGATTTGTTGAGTTCTACTCACATTCAACAGCTGAGAAAGTTTTGCAGAACTATAATAACTCTGTGATGCCAAACACAGATCAGCCCTTCCGCCTTAACTGGGCAAGTTTTGCAGGTGACAGGCGATTGGAAGCTGGTTCTGACCTATCTATATTTGTTGGCGATTTGGCTGCAGATGTGACTGATGCTATGTTGCAGGAAACCTTTGTCAGTAAATATCCATCTGTCAAGGGAGCAAAAGTTGTAACTGATCCAAACACTGGCTGTTCAAAAGGTTATGGTTTTGTTAGGTTTGCTGATGAAAATGAGAGGTCAAGAGCAATGGTGGAGATGAATGGTATTTATTGCTCAAGTAGGCCCATGCGCATAGGTGTTGCAACTCCCAAAAAGTCATCTTCATATCAACAGTATTCTTCACAAG CTTTGGTGTTGGCTGGTGGACATGCTCCAAATGGTGCTGTTGCCCAAGGAGCCCAATCTGATGGAGATTCTAATAATACAACT ATATTTGTGGGAGGAATTGACTCTGACATCAGTGATGAGGATCTCAGGCAGCCTTTTTCCCAGTTCGGTGAAGTTGTGTCTGTGAAAATACCAGTTGGGAAAGGATGTGGTTTTGTGCAATTTGCTAACAG AAAGAGTGCTGAGGATGCGCTGCAGAGTTTGAATGGCACAACAATTGGAAAGCAAAATGTTCGCCTCTCTTGGGGACGCAGTCCAGCAAACAAGCAG TGGAGAGGGGATCATAAATATAATCAATGGAATGGTGCTTATTTTGGAGAGCAAGGGCATGGCGGATACGGATATGCGATGGCACCTAATCAGGATCAGAACATGTATGTTGCAGCTGCGGCTTCAGGCGCATCATAA